The following coding sequences lie in one Glycine soja cultivar W05 chromosome 16, ASM419377v2, whole genome shotgun sequence genomic window:
- the LOC114390582 gene encoding syntaxin-22-like isoform X1 — MSFQDIEAGRPFGSRRGLMNGKQDPTQAVAAGIFQINTAVSTFQRLVNTLGTPKDTLDLREKLHKTRLHIGQLVKDTSAKLKQASDIDHHAEVNASKKIADAKLAKDFQAVLKEFQKAQRLAAERETAYTPFVPQAVLPSSYTASEVDVGSDKSPEQRALLVESRRQEVLFLDNEIAFNEAIIEEREQGIQEIQQQIGEVNEIFKDLAVLVHEQGAMIDDIGSNIENSHAATAQAKSQLSKASKTQRSNSSLTCLLLVIFGIVLLIVIIVLAA; from the exons ATGAGCTTTCAGGACATCGAGGCCGGGCGCCCCTTCGGTTCGAGGCGCGGGTTGATGAATGGGAAGCAAGACCCCACGCAAGCGGTGGCTGCCGGCATATTCCAGATCAACACTGCCGTCTCCACCTTCCAGAGACTCGTCAACACCCTCGGAACCCCCAAAGACACCCTCGACCTCCGCGAAAAGCT CCACAAGACAAGACTACATATTGGGCAATTGGTAAAGGATACATCAGCTAAACTTAAGCAAGCCAGTGACATTGATCACCATGCTGAAGTTAAT GCAAGCAAGAAGATAGCAGATGCTAAACTTGCGAAAGATTTTCAGGCAGTGTTGAAAGAGTTTCAGAAGGCACAACGTCTTGCAGCTGAGAGGGAAACAGCGTACACTCCTTTTGTTCCTCAAGCAGTCCTTCCTTCGAG CTATACAGCTAGCGAAGTAGATGTTGGTTCTGATAAGTCACCAGAACAGCGTGCCCTGCTTGTGGAATCAAGGAG GCAGGAGGTTTTATTCTTAGATAATGAGATTGCCTTCAATGAGGCTATCATTGAGGAAAGGGAGCAAGGCATTCAAGAAATACAGCAGCAAATTGGTGAAGTTAATGAGATCTTCAAAGATCTTGCTGTACTTGTCCATGAGCAAGGAGCCATGATTG ATGATATTGGCTCCAACATTGAGAACTCCCATGCAGCAACAGCACAAGCAAAATCTCAACTTTCAAAAGCTTCAAAAACCCAAAGATCAAATTCCTCTTTG ACATGCTTGCTTTTGGTGATTTTTGGGATTGTGCTTCTCATCGTGATCATAGTTCTTGCTGCTTAG
- the LOC114390582 gene encoding syntaxin-22-like isoform X2, producing MSFQDIEAGRPFGSRRGLMNGKQDPTQAVAAGIFQINTAVSTFQRLVNTLGTPKDTLDLREKLHKTRLHIGQLVKDTSAKLKQASDIDHHAEVNASKKIADAKLAKDFQAVLKEFQKAQRLAAERETAYTPFVPQAVLPSSYTASEVDVGSDKSPEQRALLVESRRQEVLFLDNEIAFNEAIIEEREQGIQEIQQQIGEVNEIFKDLAVLVHEQGAMIDDIGSNIENSHAATAQAKSQLSKASKTQRSNSSLRRYLLKRIDLGPKKGV from the exons ATGAGCTTTCAGGACATCGAGGCCGGGCGCCCCTTCGGTTCGAGGCGCGGGTTGATGAATGGGAAGCAAGACCCCACGCAAGCGGTGGCTGCCGGCATATTCCAGATCAACACTGCCGTCTCCACCTTCCAGAGACTCGTCAACACCCTCGGAACCCCCAAAGACACCCTCGACCTCCGCGAAAAGCT CCACAAGACAAGACTACATATTGGGCAATTGGTAAAGGATACATCAGCTAAACTTAAGCAAGCCAGTGACATTGATCACCATGCTGAAGTTAAT GCAAGCAAGAAGATAGCAGATGCTAAACTTGCGAAAGATTTTCAGGCAGTGTTGAAAGAGTTTCAGAAGGCACAACGTCTTGCAGCTGAGAGGGAAACAGCGTACACTCCTTTTGTTCCTCAAGCAGTCCTTCCTTCGAG CTATACAGCTAGCGAAGTAGATGTTGGTTCTGATAAGTCACCAGAACAGCGTGCCCTGCTTGTGGAATCAAGGAG GCAGGAGGTTTTATTCTTAGATAATGAGATTGCCTTCAATGAGGCTATCATTGAGGAAAGGGAGCAAGGCATTCAAGAAATACAGCAGCAAATTGGTGAAGTTAATGAGATCTTCAAAGATCTTGCTGTACTTGTCCATGAGCAAGGAGCCATGATTG ATGATATTGGCTCCAACATTGAGAACTCCCATGCAGCAACAGCACAAGCAAAATCTCAACTTTCAAAAGCTTCAAAAACCCAAAGATCAAATTCCTCTTTG AGACGGTATCTCCTGAAGAGGATTGACCTAGGGCCAAAAAAAGGGGTTTGA